In a genomic window of Nodosilinea sp. E11:
- a CDS encoding BolA family transcriptional regulator: MITPDQVSTMIKAGLPDASVQVQDLTGGGDHYQVVVVSSEFSGRSLVQQHQLVYGAVREAMSSEAIHALALKTYTPEDWAAQSASV; this comes from the coding sequence ATGATTACTCCCGATCAGGTTAGCACCATGATTAAGGCTGGCCTGCCTGATGCCAGCGTGCAAGTACAGGACTTAACCGGTGGCGGTGACCACTACCAGGTAGTAGTGGTGTCATCAGAGTTTAGTGGGCGCAGTCTGGTGCAGCAGCATCAGCTGGTTTACGGCGCGGTGCGCGAGGCCATGTCCTCCGAAGCCATCCATGCGCTAGCCTTGAAGACATACACTCCAGAAGACTGGGCTGCTCAAAGTGCCTCAGTTTAA
- a CDS encoding S8 family serine peptidase: MTASSADSRWPSGSGPRHDFRGEILQRGGEELLLEKVTTRFTTRLVSPTALEALQQRLNPVAVRPVAGGQLIEWQVAEPALESSLALARQDAAVLFASHVYRLADSPQTWVYLTDQLTVQFAPNTAAQTMDAILAELGLVPEKPVAGIPHTFVARVTAAAAENPIKLANRLIALDAVLTAEPNLAIETGSLYRPTDDRYPQQWHLFHRGGANLAAGSHIFAEAAWDVTRGARSVVIAVSDDGFDLNHPDLQGVGKLVGPLDLQDKDAVPLPTKQTDNHGTAVAGLAIGEENTTGIVGVAPGCALMPIRTTGFIDDGAIEQLFDEAVRRGADVIVCSWSPAANYFPLTLRQTNALTRAATLGRNGKGCVIVFSAGNANRPLSGTINEMQWPQNALSGPTRWLSGFAIHPDVIAVSASTSLGTKAAYSNWGEHVAVAAPSNNAAPSMALPQVGTVQTGPPLRQYQPGLGMVTSDRTQGAGYSNDDYTNAFGGTSSSCPVVAGVAGLMLSVNPNLTARQVREILQITADKIVDRNPDPQLGLQYGTYDANGHSQWFGYGKVNAAAAVREAQRRAFAGRQLGQVVRQQTQPSLAIPDHQPGGVESGMAIAATGPVVDLQVEVSLDHEFLGDISLTLVAPSGAAVLLQGRTLGRQRALRTTYTLPTTPGLTRLIGQPAQGTWRLRVVDNAPGATGTLLTWGLVLGIGG; the protein is encoded by the coding sequence ATGACTGCATCTTCCGCCGATTCTCGCTGGCCCAGCGGCAGCGGCCCCCGCCACGATTTTCGGGGAGAGATCTTGCAGCGCGGCGGTGAAGAGCTGCTGTTAGAGAAGGTGACCACCCGATTCACCACCCGTTTGGTCAGTCCGACGGCCTTAGAGGCTTTACAACAGCGCCTCAATCCGGTGGCTGTGCGACCCGTAGCTGGCGGGCAATTAATCGAGTGGCAGGTGGCTGAACCTGCCCTAGAATCGTCTTTGGCCCTGGCTCGACAGGATGCGGCAGTGCTGTTTGCAAGCCATGTTTATCGCCTGGCCGATAGTCCGCAAACCTGGGTTTACCTCACCGATCAGCTCACGGTGCAGTTTGCCCCCAATACAGCGGCTCAAACCATGGATGCGATCTTGGCTGAGTTGGGCCTGGTGCCTGAAAAGCCGGTGGCAGGTATTCCGCACACCTTTGTCGCTCGGGTGACGGCGGCGGCGGCCGAAAACCCCATCAAGCTTGCCAACCGGCTGATTGCGCTCGATGCCGTGCTGACGGCAGAGCCTAACCTCGCGATCGAAACCGGCAGTCTCTACCGCCCTACCGACGATCGCTACCCTCAACAATGGCACCTGTTTCACCGGGGTGGCGCCAACCTGGCAGCGGGGTCGCACATTTTTGCAGAGGCCGCCTGGGATGTGACGCGGGGAGCGCGATCGGTGGTGATCGCAGTGAGCGACGACGGCTTTGATTTGAACCATCCCGATCTGCAAGGGGTTGGCAAACTCGTAGGCCCCCTAGATTTGCAAGATAAAGATGCAGTGCCCCTGCCTACCAAGCAGACCGACAACCACGGCACGGCAGTGGCGGGTTTGGCGATCGGCGAGGAAAATACCACGGGTATTGTGGGGGTGGCTCCGGGCTGCGCGTTGATGCCCATTCGCACCACGGGCTTTATCGACGATGGGGCGATCGAGCAGCTGTTTGATGAGGCGGTGCGTCGGGGGGCCGATGTGATTGTCTGTAGCTGGTCGCCCGCAGCCAACTACTTTCCCCTGACGCTGCGGCAGACCAATGCCCTGACGCGGGCCGCCACCCTGGGCCGCAATGGCAAGGGCTGCGTGATTGTGTTCTCGGCTGGTAACGCCAATCGCCCGCTCAGCGGCACTATCAACGAAATGCAGTGGCCTCAAAATGCCCTCAGTGGCCCGACCCGATGGCTGAGTGGGTTTGCGATTCACCCCGACGTGATTGCTGTATCGGCCTCGACGAGTTTGGGGACGAAGGCGGCCTACAGCAACTGGGGCGAACATGTGGCCGTGGCGGCTCCCAGCAATAATGCAGCCCCCAGTATGGCGTTACCCCAGGTCGGCACAGTACAGACGGGGCCACCACTGCGGCAGTATCAGCCGGGGCTGGGCATGGTGACGAGCGATCGCACCCAGGGAGCCGGTTACTCCAACGACGACTACACCAATGCCTTTGGCGGCACCTCTAGTTCTTGTCCGGTGGTGGCAGGAGTGGCGGGGCTGATGCTGTCGGTCAACCCTAATCTGACAGCCCGGCAGGTGCGCGAGATTCTGCAAATCACCGCTGACAAAATTGTCGATCGCAACCCCGATCCTCAGCTGGGTTTGCAGTATGGCACCTACGATGCCAACGGCCACTCTCAATGGTTTGGCTACGGCAAGGTGAATGCAGCGGCGGCGGTGCGCGAAGCCCAGCGGCGGGCCTTTGCGGGGCGACAGCTAGGGCAGGTAGTGCGGCAGCAAACTCAGCCCTCCCTGGCCATTCCCGATCATCAGCCGGGGGGAGTCGAGAGTGGAATGGCGATCGCGGCTACCGGGCCGGTCGTCGACCTCCAGGTAGAGGTCAGCCTTGACCACGAGTTTCTGGGCGATATTAGCCTGACCCTGGTGGCCCCTAGCGGCGCTGCGGTGCTGCTGCAAGGCCGCACCCTGGGGCGTCAACGGGCACTGCGTACTACCTATACCCTACCGACTACCCCAGGGCTCACCCGGCTGATTGGCCAGCCAGCCCAGGGTACTTGGCGGCTGCGGGTAGTCGACAACGCCCCTGGCGCGACGGGGACGCTGCTGACCTGGGGCTTGGTGTTGGGGATCGGTGGCTAG
- a CDS encoding exopolysaccharide biosynthesis protein, translated as MARLSTELNRYFFEEVTTTKVSLKEVLDLAGERTFGFLFVLLALPSALPIPAPGYSVPFGVVIFLLAVQLIAGRTRPWVPEGWKTRQFDLATVQKIIGAGIPWLRRLEAVARPRMTTVCTSLPGRTVIGVAIATMAVSMMLPIPLTNTLPAIGIFVTGFGLLDDDGAISLGGLVLCLCGGILTLLILLFGYEAVKAGLSLLRGGSL; from the coding sequence TTTTGAAGAAGTTACCACCACTAAGGTCAGCCTTAAAGAGGTGCTTGACCTGGCGGGAGAGCGCACCTTTGGCTTTCTCTTTGTGTTGCTGGCCTTGCCCTCCGCCTTACCTATCCCAGCACCGGGCTATTCGGTACCCTTTGGCGTTGTGATCTTTTTGCTGGCCGTGCAGCTAATCGCTGGGCGCACCCGTCCCTGGGTGCCCGAGGGCTGGAAGACTCGCCAGTTTGACCTGGCGACGGTGCAAAAAATCATTGGGGCTGGCATCCCCTGGCTGCGACGTTTAGAGGCGGTGGCGCGCCCCCGCATGACCACAGTTTGCACCAGCCTACCGGGGCGCACCGTGATCGGCGTTGCCATCGCCACCATGGCGGTTTCGATGATGTTGCCGATTCCTTTAACCAATACTCTGCCTGCGATCGGCATTTTTGTGACCGGCTTTGGCCTGCTCGATGATGACGGTGCCATTAGCTTGGGCGGGCTAGTGCTGTGCCTCTGCGGCGGCATTCTCACCCTGCTGATTTTGTTGTTTGGCTACGAAGCCGTCAAAGCTGGGCTGAGCTTGCTGAGAGGCGGCAGTCTCTAG